In Leuconostoc kimchii IMSNU 11154, one genomic interval encodes:
- a CDS encoding LURP-one-related/scramblase family protein: protein MKQKLFSLKGVFEVTDEYGNSAYSVVGSWLKVPKYFDVFDGHKKGVARLTHKLWTILPQFYLTVDDLPEEIVIKKQLTFFRPKYHIDGLGITVDGNILDMNFAILKDEQVIGRVDQRWLKMTSTYDITVIEESMTTTVVALVIAIDYIKSQRRAGAATSVN, encoded by the coding sequence ATGAAACAGAAACTATTTTCATTAAAAGGTGTGTTTGAAGTCACAGATGAATATGGCAATAGTGCTTATTCAGTTGTTGGTAGTTGGCTTAAAGTACCAAAATATTTTGATGTTTTTGATGGACACAAAAAAGGTGTCGCGCGCTTAACGCATAAATTGTGGACTATTTTGCCACAATTCTATTTGACGGTTGATGATTTGCCAGAAGAAATTGTGATAAAAAAGCAACTTACTTTTTTTAGGCCAAAATATCACATTGATGGATTAGGGATAACAGTTGATGGGAATATTTTGGATATGAATTTTGCCATTCTAAAAGATGAACAGGTTATTGGTCGTGTGGACCAACGATGGTTGAAAATGACAAGTACATATGATATCACCGTGATAGAGGAGTCGATGACAACAACTGTCGTCGCGCTCGTCATTGCAATCGATTATATTAAGTCACAAAGGCGTGCAGGTGCAGCAACCAGTGTCAACTAA
- a CDS encoding toxin-antitoxin system HicB family antitoxin, whose protein sequence is MTELHKKSGKIPLRIDPKLHEALVEHADMEGRSLNNYLTKLLEEGLQPKTFEDRQFVGQVISGENFDLTSRLVKISGIYYRYLIDNATVANIAAQYVVIEANGNILTLRELK, encoded by the coding sequence ATGACTGAATTACATAAAAAGTCTGGCAAAATTCCTTTAAGGATTGATCCTAAATTACATGAGGCACTGGTCGAACATGCCGATATGGAGGGACGTTCACTGAATAATTATTTAACAAAATTACTAGAGGAGGGATTACAACCAAAAACATTTGAGGACCGGCAATTTGTTGGTCAAGTCATATCAGGTGAGAATTTTGACTTAACCAGTCGATTGGTCAAAATTTCTGGTATTTATTATCGCTATTTAATTGACAATGCGACGGTGGCTAACATAGCAGCACAATATGTTGTCATAGAAGCAAATGGCAATATTTTAACGTTAAGGGAACTAAAGTAA
- a CDS encoding PucR family transcriptional regulator, whose amino-acid sequence MKMKDILQDESLQNIQFAAGVGGSYRDVTQISMIDMPDMLDALYDGQLLVTTGFYFHENQDLLKNLVINMHKIHGAGIVIKQSAHLKNLSNDVTQLANKLNMPILWSPEHKELSLTVKQFTQAMCTIQNFELKQIIAINQQLSELNAKNITYQHLLDQSAKILNTPLVLLDSHFRARYASNQWLTQRDTLTHFLRHESHIDYLNLTKPTQVRLYQETIDILPIFSALNENKAFAAFIVNQSDSSDFQILKRQQVVNTLGLANSRTDLLNETAFRNRSEFFLNVMQNSLSPSAISHYLQDTHINDNQYYHVAIIEFVQKDTTIESRQFEIRQQLTRWYITEYQSPVLIFSYQQQLVLLVAEEINISVFLQALTSFLNQQKSLHHKFTIGFSKLAETIYSLSDLYEQANHALQLTSSAHPLMVFRPKNAQGLLNLLPKTETHAFIEKTLGGILSNPELLNTLKTYIILHQNVTAVSLNLFVHRNTVTYRLKRISVLLDVNLEMPDVLADIQLALLLL is encoded by the coding sequence ATGAAAATGAAAGATATATTACAAGATGAGTCACTTCAAAATATTCAATTTGCTGCAGGTGTTGGTGGCTCGTATCGTGACGTAACACAGATTAGCATGATTGACATGCCAGATATGCTTGATGCCTTGTATGATGGTCAATTATTGGTTACGACAGGTTTTTATTTTCACGAAAATCAGGACCTTCTCAAGAATTTAGTGATCAATATGCATAAAATTCACGGTGCAGGTATTGTTATCAAACAAAGTGCTCACTTAAAAAATTTATCGAATGATGTCACCCAATTAGCAAATAAATTAAACATGCCCATTCTTTGGTCACCAGAACACAAGGAGCTATCTCTGACTGTTAAACAGTTTACTCAGGCAATGTGCACAATACAAAACTTCGAATTAAAACAAATCATCGCGATTAATCAGCAATTATCTGAATTAAATGCTAAAAATATCACCTATCAACATTTGCTCGATCAAAGTGCTAAAATTTTAAATACGCCGCTTGTGCTGCTTGATTCTCATTTCAGAGCACGATACGCCAGCAATCAATGGTTGACTCAGCGTGATACTTTAACGCATTTTTTGCGTCATGAGTCGCATATTGATTATCTCAACCTGACCAAACCGACACAGGTCCGTCTTTATCAAGAGACCATTGATATTTTACCTATTTTTTCTGCTTTAAACGAGAATAAAGCTTTTGCTGCCTTTATCGTTAATCAATCCGACTCGTCTGATTTTCAAATACTCAAAAGACAACAAGTCGTCAATACTTTGGGGTTAGCGAACTCACGTACCGATTTATTGAACGAAACTGCCTTTCGTAACCGCTCAGAATTTTTTCTAAATGTCATGCAAAATAGTTTAAGTCCTTCAGCTATTAGTCACTACCTACAAGATACCCATATCAATGATAATCAATACTATCATGTCGCCATCATAGAATTCGTCCAAAAAGATACCACAATTGAATCACGACAATTTGAAATTAGACAGCAACTGACACGTTGGTATATAACGGAATATCAGTCACCTGTACTGATATTTTCATATCAACAACAATTAGTTTTGCTAGTAGCTGAAGAAATTAATATAAGCGTATTTTTACAGGCACTTACTTCATTTTTAAATCAACAAAAAAGCCTTCACCACAAGTTTACCATTGGTTTCTCTAAACTTGCTGAAACAATTTATTCACTATCAGATTTATACGAACAAGCGAATCATGCCTTACAACTAACTTCCAGTGCACACCCGTTGATGGTTTTCAGGCCAAAAAACGCACAAGGCTTACTAAACTTACTGCCAAAAACAGAAACACATGCCTTTATCGAAAAGACATTAGGTGGTATCCTTAGTAACCCCGAACTACTCAATACATTAAAAACTTACATAATACTTCACCAAAATGTCACAGCCGTCTCATTAAATTTATTTGTGCATCGTAATACTGTGACTTATCGTTTAAAACGCATCAGTGTCTTACTAGACGTAAATTTAGAAATGCCTGACGTATTAGCCGATATTCAATTAGCACTTTTACTCCTCTAA
- the coaBC gene encoding bifunctional phosphopantothenoylcysteine decarboxylase/phosphopantothenate--cysteine ligase CoaBC yields the protein MYKGKNVLVMVSGSVAAYKTATLIRLLVKSGAQVRVGMTRSAQEFITSKTLAILSGHEVLTDLFSADQSAEVIHIEWAKWADLIFVVPATANLIGKIAQGLADDAVTATIMASSADKIIAPAMNDVMLRNAAVVRNMDILSADGWLVISPVTGFLAEGYEAKGRLPEPSDILQQATIRLRAKSGQLVGKKVLITAGGTREALDPVRYLTNRSSGKMGYALAQAAVENGAHVFLITTVDRGDIFGVKKIQVDSTQDMYKETRRLFPDMDIFIGAAAVSDFKAAHLAEHKIKKQSDTGLILELTQNPDILKAVGYDKTEQQIVVGFAAETQNIVTYGQDKLAKKHADMLVVNDVGQADSGFSSDNNAVTILMPDHEPEALGKASKIEIARDIIKRISALK from the coding sequence ATGTATAAAGGGAAAAATGTTTTAGTGATGGTTTCGGGTAGTGTAGCGGCCTATAAAACTGCTACTTTAATCAGACTACTAGTCAAATCAGGCGCACAAGTGCGTGTTGGTATGACAAGATCAGCACAAGAATTTATTACTAGCAAGACTTTAGCTATTTTATCAGGGCATGAGGTGTTAACAGATTTATTTTCCGCTGACCAGTCGGCAGAGGTTATTCATATTGAATGGGCTAAGTGGGCAGACCTTATTTTTGTTGTGCCAGCAACAGCTAATTTAATTGGAAAAATTGCACAAGGTTTGGCAGATGATGCAGTCACTGCCACCATTATGGCATCATCTGCTGATAAAATCATCGCACCAGCAATGAACGATGTGATGTTGCGCAATGCAGCAGTAGTGCGTAATATGGACATTTTATCAGCAGATGGCTGGTTAGTCATTTCACCAGTAACTGGCTTTTTGGCCGAAGGTTATGAAGCAAAGGGAAGATTACCAGAACCAAGTGATATTTTACAACAAGCAACTATTCGATTGCGCGCAAAATCAGGACAGCTCGTAGGAAAGAAAGTCCTGATTACCGCCGGAGGAACACGTGAAGCACTTGACCCTGTTAGATATTTAACAAATCGATCCAGTGGTAAAATGGGCTACGCTTTGGCGCAGGCGGCGGTAGAAAATGGTGCACATGTCTTCCTGATTACAACAGTTGATCGTGGTGATATTTTTGGCGTAAAAAAGATACAAGTTGATTCGACCCAAGATATGTATAAAGAAACACGCCGTCTATTTCCTGACATGGATATTTTTATTGGTGCAGCAGCAGTTTCTGATTTTAAAGCGGCGCATTTGGCTGAACACAAAATTAAAAAACAGTCAGATACGGGTTTGATTCTTGAACTTACGCAAAATCCAGATATTTTGAAGGCTGTTGGGTATGACAAAACTGAGCAACAAATTGTAGTCGGTTTTGCAGCTGAAACACAAAATATTGTGACCTACGGCCAAGATAAATTAGCTAAAAAGCATGCTGATATGTTAGTGGTCAACGATGTGGGTCAAGCAGATAGTGGATTTTCTTCAGATAATAATGCTGTTACCATTCTTATGCCAGATCATGAACCAGAGGCGTTGGGTAAAGCTTCTAAAATAGAAATAGCACGTGATATTATAAAACGTATTAGTGCATTGAAATAG
- a CDS encoding carboxypeptidase M32, translating into MTSQQDLMDSVKEQTQLTQLAELSGWDALTGMPKDSGHFRSEIDAYLAKKLFEISTGKDRQHILESLSADSASLDSFGQLILDKAQKDFDLTGKIPEQDYIAFQKTLSEAQDFWAQAREANDYNIFQPHLGRIIDYLKQFIPLWQKGEKTPYDVLLSQYEPGLTVEKLDSIFEQVKVGLTELRQRLAKSVVKSDDSFLFRKIPKAKQRRYALEAVQRLGYNLDKGRLDDTIHPFMEALNRDDARITTRWDENNFQMAILGIFHEAGHGTFEQNVDPKYDDVRSVLPISMSIHESQSLFNEVMIGRSREFWDVEYPKMQATFAPTLDDIDTDTFYKAWLKTEATFTRTEADPLTYPLHIIIRYEIEKAIFNDQVDIADLPTLWREKYQEYLGLDIPDDLTGILQDIHWAGGSFGYFPSYALGHLYAAQFKATMTKTLDFKSIFESGDYSPIFNWRQEHIWRYGGTVDPNEILENATGEPLNPQYWLDLVTNLYEEAYEL; encoded by the coding sequence ATGACGTCACAACAGGATTTAATGGATTCGGTTAAAGAACAGACACAGCTGACGCAACTTGCTGAATTGTCTGGGTGGGATGCTTTAACGGGTATGCCAAAAGATAGTGGCCACTTTCGATCAGAAATTGATGCCTATCTAGCTAAAAAGCTGTTTGAAATTTCAACAGGGAAAGACCGGCAGCATATACTAGAATCATTATCGGCTGATTCGGCATCCCTTGATAGTTTTGGTCAACTGATTTTAGATAAGGCGCAAAAAGATTTTGATTTGACTGGCAAAATTCCTGAACAAGATTATATTGCGTTTCAAAAAACATTATCTGAAGCACAAGATTTCTGGGCGCAAGCTCGTGAAGCAAATGATTATAATATATTTCAACCTCACCTTGGGCGCATTATTGATTATTTGAAACAGTTTATACCACTATGGCAGAAAGGCGAAAAAACACCTTATGATGTTTTGTTAAGCCAGTATGAACCAGGACTGACCGTTGAAAAATTAGATAGTATTTTCGAACAAGTCAAGGTAGGATTGACAGAATTACGCCAGCGTTTGGCTAAAAGTGTTGTAAAATCGGATGATTCATTCTTGTTTCGAAAAATTCCAAAAGCAAAGCAACGACGTTATGCGTTAGAAGCGGTACAACGACTAGGATATAATTTGGATAAAGGTCGCTTAGATGATACGATTCATCCGTTTATGGAGGCATTGAATCGCGACGACGCACGTATCACGACACGTTGGGATGAAAACAACTTTCAAATGGCTATTTTAGGTATTTTCCATGAAGCGGGTCATGGGACATTCGAGCAAAATGTTGATCCGAAATATGATGACGTCCGGTCAGTCTTGCCAATTAGTATGAGCATCCATGAATCACAATCACTATTTAATGAGGTTATGATTGGCCGATCGAGAGAATTTTGGGATGTGGAATATCCAAAAATGCAAGCAACTTTTGCGCCAACACTAGATGATATTGATACGGATACTTTTTATAAGGCGTGGTTAAAAACAGAGGCAACTTTCACGCGAACAGAAGCCGATCCACTAACCTATCCTTTACACATTATAATTCGATATGAAATTGAAAAAGCGATTTTTAATGATCAAGTTGATATTGCTGACTTGCCAACCCTTTGGCGTGAAAAATATCAAGAATATCTAGGATTAGACATACCAGATGATTTAACAGGTATTTTACAAGATATTCATTGGGCTGGGGGCTCTTTTGGCTATTTTCCGAGTTATGCATTAGGACATTTGTACGCTGCACAATTCAAAGCTACAATGACGAAAACACTTGATTTTAAGTCGATTTTTGAATCTGGTGATTATTCACCCATTTTTAATTGGCGACAGGAACATATTTGGCGCTATGGTGGCACCGTTGATCCTAACGAAATATTAGAAAATGCCACAGGGGAACCACTAAATCCACAATACTGGCTTGATTTGGTAACCAATTTGTATGAAGAGGCATATGAATTATAA
- the argS gene encoding arginine--tRNA ligase, producing the protein MLENKRVVSALQKVLPDFTLEQISEKLEAPKSTDLGDVAFPTFTLAKTRHQAPQQIAAALVTEIDQEGFEKVVATGPYINFFLDKQVTSRHTLEKILTEQANFGSHTTGNGANVTIDMSSPNIAKPMSMGHLRSTVIGNALANITAKNGYVPVKINHLGDWGTQFGKLIYAYKTWGNEAEVKADPIATLLRYYVEFHEKAQDDDSLNDEGRAWFKKLENGDQEAHKLWQWFRAESLKEFTAIYDRLDIEFDSFNGEAFYNDKMDKVVDMLSDKKLLVKSQGAQIVDLSSINDNLTPAMIKRSDGATLYMTRDLAAAVYRKETYRFAKSLYVVGGEQREHFVQMKAVLSLMGFDWADDVEHISFGLITFNGKKMSTRKGDVVLLKDVLDDAHDLALKQIQEKNPALKNKEVVAEQVGAGAVVFHDLMNDRTNNFDFNLEEVVRFEGDTGPYVQYTNARAKSILRKADVTKIGDDLNLNDADTWDIITTLNAFPTAVQRAWQQREASIIAKYALTLARTFNKYYANSKILADDAQLNARLALVESVTIVLSESLRLLGVKSPEEM; encoded by the coding sequence ATGTTAGAAAACAAACGAGTTGTTTCAGCGCTACAAAAAGTATTACCGGATTTCACCTTAGAACAAATTTCTGAGAAATTAGAAGCACCAAAATCCACTGATCTGGGTGATGTTGCTTTCCCAACTTTTACGTTAGCAAAAACACGGCATCAAGCGCCACAACAAATTGCGGCGGCACTAGTGACTGAAATTGATCAAGAAGGTTTTGAAAAGGTCGTTGCAACCGGACCATATATCAACTTTTTCTTAGATAAACAGGTCACTTCACGGCATACATTAGAGAAAATTCTGACTGAACAAGCTAATTTTGGCAGTCATACGACAGGTAACGGTGCTAATGTGACAATTGATATGTCATCACCTAACATTGCTAAGCCAATGTCAATGGGACATTTACGGTCAACTGTCATCGGGAATGCGTTGGCAAATATTACAGCAAAAAATGGCTATGTTCCTGTAAAAATCAATCATTTGGGTGATTGGGGCACGCAATTTGGTAAGTTGATTTATGCTTATAAAACATGGGGAAACGAAGCAGAGGTGAAAGCCGACCCCATTGCGACGCTGTTACGTTACTACGTTGAATTTCACGAAAAAGCTCAGGATGATGACAGTCTAAATGATGAGGGACGCGCTTGGTTTAAAAAATTAGAAAATGGTGACCAAGAAGCGCACAAACTATGGCAATGGTTTCGTGCTGAATCATTAAAAGAGTTCACTGCCATTTATGATCGTTTAGACATTGAATTCGATTCTTTCAACGGTGAAGCATTTTATAATGATAAAATGGATAAAGTTGTTGATATGTTATCAGACAAAAAACTTTTGGTTAAATCACAAGGTGCACAGATTGTTGACTTATCTTCGATTAATGACAACTTGACGCCTGCTATGATAAAGCGTTCTGACGGCGCAACTTTGTACATGACACGTGATTTGGCGGCAGCAGTATACCGTAAAGAGACTTATCGTTTTGCTAAATCATTGTATGTGGTTGGTGGCGAACAACGTGAGCATTTTGTGCAAATGAAAGCAGTATTGTCACTTATGGGATTTGATTGGGCTGACGATGTTGAACATATTTCATTTGGATTAATTACCTTTAACGGTAAGAAAATGTCAACGCGTAAAGGTGATGTTGTCTTGTTAAAAGACGTGTTAGATGATGCGCATGATTTAGCTCTAAAACAAATTCAAGAAAAAAACCCTGCATTAAAAAATAAAGAAGTCGTAGCCGAACAAGTTGGTGCTGGAGCGGTTGTGTTCCATGATTTGATGAATGATCGAACAAATAATTTTGATTTTAATTTAGAAGAAGTTGTCCGTTTTGAAGGGGATACTGGCCCCTATGTTCAGTATACGAATGCGCGTGCAAAGTCTATTTTGCGTAAAGCTGATGTCACTAAAATTGGGGATGATCTGAACTTAAATGACGCTGATACTTGGGATATTATCACAACACTCAATGCCTTCCCAACAGCCGTTCAACGTGCTTGGCAACAACGAGAGGCAAGTATCATTGCCAAGTATGCGTTAACATTAGCACGAACATTTAATAAGTATTATGCTAATTCAAAAATCTTAGCAGATGATGCCCAATTAAATGCTAGGCTGGCATTAGTCGAGTCCGTTACAATCGTTTTGTCAGAGAGCTTACGTTTGTTAGGTGTTAAATCACCAGAGGAAATGTAG
- the murE gene encoding UDP-N-acetylmuramyl-tripeptide synthetase, which translates to MKLSSETIQQLLNDEHLLVSKPEVTQTFDFLHYDTRQVKANTLFVVKGAFRPEYLTQTDGVSGLVTETRLDVSLPQWQVTDVQKALSILSMAFFGYPQHDLWIGAFTGTKGKTTAAYMAYNILKNTTDKHVALFSTVDRITGNNSEDKKKSDLTTPESYELFKDMRRSVDNGMTHLVMEVSSQAYLKQRVYGLRYNVGAFLNISPDHIGPNEHPTFEDYLAHKLMLFDHSDQVIINAESDHLSEIMTHAKQTHDLVYTYSLAGKGGAYTYTSQESAIHESRLTVLPSDLKALAGHYRLNLPGDFNESNAMAALIMSALAGASHDNMIRGLDEVFIPGRMLSLPISGHGVTFVDYAHNYASMHALLRFAQNQYPEGRVLVVVGSPGNKGVSRRADFGRVVSELADVVYLTADDPQFESPMVIAKEIASHITSETLEVHFEMNRIQAINQAISQATEKDIVIVAGKGEDPYQKINGVDEPYIGDYAVVKQYQN; encoded by the coding sequence ATGAAACTATCAAGCGAAACAATTCAACAGCTATTAAATGACGAACATTTGTTGGTATCTAAACCAGAAGTAACACAAACGTTTGATTTTTTGCACTATGATACGCGCCAAGTTAAAGCAAATACACTCTTTGTTGTCAAGGGTGCGTTTCGGCCAGAATATTTAACGCAGACAGATGGCGTTTCTGGGTTAGTAACCGAGACACGTCTTGATGTCTCCTTGCCACAATGGCAAGTTACAGATGTCCAAAAGGCTTTGTCAATATTATCCATGGCCTTTTTTGGTTATCCTCAACATGATTTGTGGATTGGTGCGTTTACTGGAACCAAAGGTAAAACAACAGCAGCGTATATGGCGTACAATATTTTGAAAAATACAACAGATAAGCATGTTGCATTATTTTCAACTGTTGATAGGATTACGGGAAATAATTCTGAAGATAAGAAAAAATCGGATTTGACGACGCCAGAATCTTATGAGCTATTTAAAGATATGCGCCGGTCAGTTGATAATGGTATGACACATTTAGTTATGGAAGTCAGTTCTCAGGCCTATTTAAAGCAGCGTGTTTACGGACTAAGATACAATGTAGGCGCATTTTTAAATATTTCACCAGATCATATCGGGCCAAATGAGCATCCAACCTTTGAAGATTATCTAGCACATAAATTGATGCTATTTGATCATTCAGATCAAGTGATAATTAATGCTGAAAGTGACCATTTGAGCGAGATTATGACACATGCAAAACAAACACATGATCTAGTTTATACCTATAGTTTAGCTGGTAAAGGTGGTGCTTATACCTATACATCACAAGAAAGTGCCATTCACGAAAGTCGATTAACAGTCTTACCGAGTGACTTAAAGGCACTAGCTGGGCACTATCGCTTGAATTTGCCGGGTGATTTTAACGAGTCAAATGCGATGGCAGCATTAATTATGTCAGCTCTTGCGGGTGCGAGTCATGACAATATGATTCGTGGCTTGGATGAGGTATTTATACCTGGCCGCATGTTGAGCTTACCAATTTCAGGACATGGTGTTACTTTTGTTGACTATGCGCACAATTATGCCTCCATGCATGCGTTGTTACGTTTTGCGCAAAATCAGTATCCTGAGGGACGTGTATTAGTTGTTGTTGGATCACCAGGTAATAAGGGTGTTTCTCGTCGTGCTGACTTTGGTCGTGTGGTATCTGAATTGGCAGACGTGGTCTATTTGACAGCTGATGATCCACAGTTTGAATCACCAATGGTAATTGCTAAAGAAATTGCCAGCCATATTACTAGCGAAACACTAGAAGTCCATTTTGAGATGAATCGTATTCAGGCAATTAATCAGGCGATTTCACAGGCCACGGAAAAGGATATTGTGATTGTTGCTGGTAAGGGTGAAGATCCATATCAAAAGATCAATGGTGTTGATGAGCCCTATATTGGCGATTATGCAGTTGTGAAACAATATCAGAATTAA
- a CDS encoding SPFH domain-containing protein — MLFFRIVPQNNAGLVETLGKYSRRKEAGLHFYIPFFQTIRNVSLAMRPLRLPDYSVITADNADIKASVTLNYHVTDAMKYMYENTDSVESMAQLVRGHLRDIIGRMELNEALGSTTKINVQLADAIGDLTNTYGINVDRINIDELRPSTSIQEAMDKQLTADRERVATIAKAEGQARSIELTTKATNDALMATAKAEANATQTRADAERYRIDTVQAGLAGADDKYFQNQSINAFTTLSESSANLVVVDSKHIDQLGQLPIAGKLLEKGLK; from the coding sequence ATGCTATTTTTTAGAATCGTGCCACAAAATAATGCGGGATTAGTTGAAACATTGGGAAAATATAGTCGTCGAAAAGAGGCAGGACTACATTTCTATATACCATTTTTCCAAACAATACGTAATGTCAGTTTAGCTATGCGGCCACTACGATTACCTGATTATTCGGTCATCACGGCTGACAATGCTGATATTAAAGCGAGTGTGACGTTAAACTATCATGTAACCGATGCGATGAAATACATGTATGAAAATACGGATTCTGTTGAATCGATGGCGCAATTAGTGCGAGGTCATTTAAGAGATATTATTGGTCGTATGGAGTTAAATGAGGCATTGGGATCAACGACAAAAATAAATGTCCAGTTGGCTGATGCTATTGGTGATTTGACAAATACATATGGTATTAATGTCGATCGTATTAATATTGATGAACTGAGACCATCAACGTCTATTCAAGAAGCGATGGACAAACAACTAACAGCGGATCGTGAACGCGTGGCTACAATTGCAAAAGCAGAAGGTCAAGCACGTTCGATTGAGTTAACAACTAAAGCAACAAACGACGCGTTAATGGCAACTGCTAAGGCTGAAGCCAATGCAACGCAAACAAGAGCTGATGCGGAACGGTACCGAATTGACACGGTGCAAGCAGGGCTGGCGGGCGCTGATGATAAGTATTTTCAAAACCAATCAATTAATGCTTTTACGACGCTGTCTGAGTCTTCAGCTAATTTAGTTGTTGTTGATAGTAAGCATATTGATCAGTTGGGTCAATTACCCATTGCCGGCAAATTACTTGAAAAGGGTCTAAAATAA